A single genomic interval of Zobellia nedashkovskayae harbors:
- the rpsU gene encoding 30S ribosomal protein S21, with amino-acid sequence MLIIPIKEGENIDRALKRFKRKFDKTGTMRRLRKRQQFTKPSVQRRAQIQKAEYIQGLRDKEEI; translated from the coding sequence ATGTTAATTATACCAATAAAAGAAGGAGAAAACATCGATCGCGCTTTGAAACGTTTCAAGCGTAAATTTGATAAAACGGGTACGATGCGCAGATTGCGTAAGCGTCAACAATTCACAAAACCTTCAGTTCAGCGCAGAGCGCAGATACAGAAAGCAGAATACATTCAAGGTTTAAGAGATAAAGAAGAAATCTGA
- a CDS encoding tyrosine-type recombinase/integrase → MSLEPFISYLALEKNYSVHTVTAYKRDLEAFVDFCDHNYDDKNIDAVAYGIVRSWIVSLVDSGVSNRSVNRKMASLKAYYKFLQNIGAIEVNPLAKHKALKTAKKIEVPFSEIEMQKVLSQIEFAEDFEGVRDRLIIELLYTTGMRRAELINLKMIDIDVSQQLLKVLGKRNKERILPVLPSVVILLEVYLKERKALEEITDEAFVFLLKSGNKLYENLVYRLINKYFSKVSSKVKKSPHILRHTFATHLLNKGADMNSVKELLGHASLASTQVYTHNSIAELKKVHAKAHPRGKK, encoded by the coding sequence ATGTCTTTGGAACCCTTTATATCATATCTAGCTTTAGAGAAGAACTATTCCGTTCATACGGTAACAGCGTATAAAAGAGATTTGGAGGCTTTTGTTGATTTCTGTGACCATAATTACGATGATAAAAATATTGATGCTGTAGCGTATGGGATTGTAAGGAGTTGGATTGTAAGTTTGGTGGATTCTGGCGTTTCTAATAGATCTGTAAACAGGAAGATGGCATCTCTAAAAGCGTACTATAAATTTCTTCAAAATATAGGAGCTATAGAGGTAAATCCGTTAGCTAAGCATAAGGCTCTTAAAACCGCAAAGAAAATTGAAGTTCCTTTTTCGGAAATTGAAATGCAAAAGGTGCTTTCTCAAATTGAGTTTGCAGAAGATTTTGAGGGAGTTAGGGATCGCCTCATTATTGAGTTGTTGTATACGACGGGCATGCGTAGGGCAGAGCTAATTAATTTGAAAATGATAGATATTGATGTTTCGCAACAACTTTTAAAGGTTTTGGGAAAAAGAAACAAAGAGCGTATTCTACCAGTGTTGCCTTCTGTCGTAATACTTTTAGAGGTGTATTTGAAGGAAAGGAAAGCACTTGAAGAAATAACCGATGAAGCATTTGTTTTTTTGTTGAAGTCGGGTAATAAACTATATGAAAACCTTGTTTATCGATTAATAAATAAGTATTTTAGTAAGGTGTCGTCTAAGGTAAAGAAGAGTCCTCATATTCTTAGGCATACTTTTGCGACCCATCTGCTGAATAAAGGGGCGGATATGAATTCTGTAAAAGAGTTGTTGGGTCATGCAAGTTTAGCGTCTACACAGGTATATACTCACAATAGTATTGCCGAGCTAAAAAAGGTGCACGCCAAGGCTCACCCTAGGGGTAAGAAGTAA
- the hpf gene encoding ribosome hibernation-promoting factor, HPF/YfiA family, whose amino-acid sequence MKVNAQSVNFNADQTLIDFLQTRLDKLETFYDKVISADVYMKVENTSSKENKIVEIKLNIPGDKFMIKKQCKKFEEAVDSACNSLERKLIKHKEKSRVQA is encoded by the coding sequence ATGAAAGTAAATGCGCAATCAGTTAATTTTAATGCGGATCAAACGCTTATCGACTTTTTACAGACCAGACTTGATAAGCTTGAAACCTTCTACGATAAGGTAATTAGTGCAGATGTTTATATGAAGGTGGAGAACACCAGTTCAAAGGAAAATAAGATAGTAGAAATTAAATTGAATATACCTGGCGATAAATTCATGATAAAAAAGCAATGTAAGAAATTTGAGGAGGCAGTGGACTCTGCTTGTAACTCCTTGGAAAGGAAGCTAATAAAACATAAAGAAAAATCTCGTGTACAAGCTTGA